A portion of the Gloeocapsa sp. PCC 73106 genome contains these proteins:
- a CDS encoding YqaE/Pmp3 family membrane protein, whose product MSNWIKIICAILLPPLGVFLKVGLGKDFWINILLTILGLYIAGLVHAIWIIARK is encoded by the coding sequence ATGAGTAATTGGATTAAGATCATTTGTGCGATCTTATTACCTCCTCTCGGTGTTTTTTTAAAGGTTGGGCTCGGTAAAGACTTTTGGATTAATATACTGTTAACTATACTTGGGTTGTACATTGCCGGACTTGTACACGCCATTTGGATTATCGCTAGAAAATAA
- the gor gene encoding glutathione-disulfide reductase — protein sequence MSYDFDLFVIGGGSGGIATARRAAQYGAKVGVAEVDRLGGTCVNRGCVPKKLMVFASHFPAQFAEAEGYGWSPVSSTLNWSKMITAVNQEVIRLNGIYQKMLDNSQVQLFPAYAKLLDTHTVEVGEQKITADKILIAVGGHPVKPELPGIEHAVISDAMFELPQQPQNILVIGAGYIGVEFSCIMHHLGTKVIQIVRQDKILRGFDEDIRTTIQEEMEKHGIKILTRTVPTAIEKTADGLKVHLKTEGKPDSEIVLVDAVGLAATGRKPNIEGIGLENAGIEVKKGAIAVDEYSRTSQPNIYAVGDCTDRINLTPVAINEGRAFADSEFGGQPRLMSHENVPSAVFSTPEAATVGLTETQAKSRYGEEAIVVYSTKFRPMYYVLPGKDEKTLMKLVVEKATDRVLGAHMVGDHAAEIIQGIAIAVKMGATKADFDATVGIHPSSAEEFVTMR from the coding sequence ATGAGTTATGATTTTGATTTATTCGTGATTGGTGGTGGTTCCGGTGGAATTGCTACAGCTCGACGCGCAGCTCAATATGGTGCTAAAGTAGGTGTAGCCGAAGTAGACCGACTCGGAGGAACCTGCGTTAACCGAGGTTGCGTCCCCAAAAAATTAATGGTCTTCGCTTCTCATTTTCCCGCTCAATTCGCCGAAGCTGAGGGCTATGGCTGGAGTCCAGTCAGTAGTACCCTCAACTGGTCCAAAATGATTACCGCGGTTAATCAGGAAGTTATCCGTCTCAATGGTATTTATCAGAAGATGTTAGATAACTCCCAAGTTCAGCTTTTTCCTGCTTACGCCAAACTCCTAGATACCCATACCGTAGAAGTGGGAGAGCAAAAAATTACCGCAGATAAGATCTTAATCGCTGTGGGGGGACACCCTGTCAAACCAGAGCTACCGGGTATAGAGCACGCCGTCATTTCTGATGCTATGTTCGAATTGCCCCAACAACCCCAAAATATCCTCGTGATTGGCGCAGGTTATATTGGTGTAGAATTCTCTTGTATTATGCACCATTTAGGCACCAAAGTTATCCAAATAGTGCGCCAAGACAAAATTCTGCGGGGTTTTGACGAAGATATTCGCACCACTATTCAGGAAGAAATGGAGAAGCACGGTATTAAGATCCTCACTCGTACCGTACCCACCGCCATCGAGAAAACTGCCGATGGACTAAAAGTACACCTAAAAACAGAAGGAAAACCAGACTCAGAAATCGTACTAGTAGACGCAGTAGGTTTAGCCGCTACCGGGAGAAAACCGAATATAGAGGGTATTGGTTTAGAAAACGCCGGAATAGAAGTCAAAAAGGGCGCGATCGCAGTAGATGAGTATAGTCGTACTTCCCAACCCAACATCTACGCGGTGGGAGACTGCACAGATCGCATCAATCTAACCCCTGTAGCCATTAACGAAGGGCGCGCCTTTGCTGATAGTGAATTCGGTGGTCAACCCCGCCTGATGAGTCATGAAAACGTTCCCTCCGCCGTTTTTAGTACCCCAGAAGCCGCTACTGTTGGTTTAACTGAAACTCAGGCTAAATCTCGCTATGGAGAAGAGGCGATCGTTGTTTATAGCACTAAATTTCGTCCAATGTACTACGTACTCCCTGGTAAAGACGAAAAAACCCTCATGAAGTTAGTCGTGGAAAAAGCCACCGATAGGGTTCTCGGCGCCCATATGGTAGGCGATCACGCCGCCGAAATCATCCAAGGAATAGCTATAGCAGTGAAAATGGGAGCAACCAAAGCCGATTTTGACGCTACTGTAGGAATTCATCCTAGTTCCGCCGAAGAATTTGTGACAATGAGATGA
- a CDS encoding sulfite oxidase-like oxidoreductase, translated as MLGKFFQKPDSSMSDRVPPGQHLTKGFPVLTYGETPKIDFIDWELRVWGLAKQKIFSWSDLLNLPQSEFTADFHCVTRWSKLDVQWTGVKVTDFLELVEITEPPKHVMLHCYGGYTTNLDWSDFALEDNFLAHRLFQEPLPSDHGGPVRLVVPHLYAWKSAKWINGIQLLAQPELGFWERNGYHSRGEPWQEERYSF; from the coding sequence ATGTTAGGAAAGTTTTTTCAAAAACCGGACTCGTCCATGAGCGATCGCGTTCCCCCAGGTCAACATCTTACTAAAGGGTTTCCTGTACTTACCTATGGAGAAACACCCAAGATTGACTTTATCGATTGGGAATTAAGAGTTTGGGGTTTAGCGAAACAGAAAATTTTTTCTTGGTCGGATCTCCTGAACTTACCTCAATCGGAATTTACTGCTGATTTTCATTGTGTCACGCGTTGGTCTAAATTAGATGTACAGTGGACTGGCGTCAAAGTAACCGATTTTTTAGAATTAGTAGAAATAACCGAGCCGCCTAAGCACGTTATGTTACATTGCTACGGGGGTTACACTACCAACTTAGATTGGTCAGATTTTGCTCTTGAAGATAACTTTTTAGCTCATCGACTGTTCCAAGAACCTCTTCCCTCAGACCATGGGGGACCTGTCAGACTTGTAGTTCCCCATCTTTACGCCTGGAAAAGTGCTAAATGGATTAATGGAATCCAATTGTTAGCTCAACCAGAGCTTGGCTTTTGGGAACGCAACGGTTATCATTCTAGGGGAGAACCTTGGCAAGAAGAAAGATACAGTTTTTAA
- the cax gene encoding calcium/proton exchanger: protein MLTKNTIFAVMLLLIPVSVAAHFLEWSPVVVFVTAGLAIVPLAAFMGTATEEIAIVVGPNVGGLLNATFGNATELIIAFFALKAGLIGVVKATLTGSIISNMLLVLGFSVFLGGLRYKEQEFQPIAARLNASAMNLAVVAILIPTSVDYTSNGIMPLNMQNLSFAVAIVLIVVYALTLLFSMKTHSYLYEVGVVAGSDPEQELEGDIGEKVNLWFWVGVLVIVTLGVALESEFLVDSLEEATSQLGLNTLFTGVILLPIIGNAAEHTTAVIVAMKNKMDLAMSIALGSSLQIALFVAPVLVIVGRFIGQPMDLDFNPFELVAVVVSVLLANSISSDGRSNWLEGVLLLATYAILALAFYFHP, encoded by the coding sequence ATGCTGACTAAAAACACGATTTTTGCGGTGATGCTACTATTGATACCTGTTTCGGTAGCCGCTCACTTTTTGGAATGGAGTCCAGTAGTTGTATTTGTTACTGCAGGTTTGGCGATCGTTCCTTTGGCGGCGTTTATGGGAACCGCTACCGAGGAAATTGCTATAGTAGTAGGTCCCAATGTGGGAGGATTGTTAAACGCGACCTTTGGTAACGCGACTGAACTGATTATTGCTTTTTTTGCTCTCAAAGCTGGGTTAATTGGGGTGGTCAAAGCTACCCTGACGGGTTCGATTATCAGCAATATGTTGCTAGTGTTGGGATTTTCGGTATTTTTGGGAGGTTTACGCTACAAAGAACAGGAATTTCAACCGATTGCAGCTCGTTTGAACGCTTCTGCTATGAATCTCGCGGTAGTGGCTATCCTCATACCGACTTCTGTAGACTATACTTCTAATGGCATTATGCCACTGAATATGCAAAATCTCTCCTTCGCGGTCGCTATAGTCTTGATTGTCGTCTACGCATTAACCTTACTATTTTCCATGAAAACCCATTCTTATCTCTATGAGGTAGGAGTAGTAGCAGGATCAGATCCAGAACAGGAACTAGAAGGAGACATAGGAGAAAAAGTTAATCTTTGGTTCTGGGTTGGTGTATTAGTGATTGTAACTCTGGGTGTAGCTTTAGAGTCAGAATTTTTAGTAGATTCTCTAGAAGAAGCCACGAGTCAATTAGGACTCAATACTCTCTTTACTGGGGTTATTTTACTGCCAATCATCGGTAATGCGGCCGAACACACCACTGCGGTGATTGTGGCGATGAAAAACAAAATGGATCTAGCCATGTCTATAGCTTTGGGATCTAGCTTACAAATCGCTCTATTTGTCGCTCCAGTATTGGTAATTGTCGGACGCTTTATCGGTCAACCCATGGACTTGGATTTTAATCCCTTTGAATTGGTCGCTGTGGTGGTTTCAGTCTTACTGGCTAACTCGATTAGTTCTGACGGTCGTTCCAACTGGTTAGAGGGGGTTTTACTTTTGGCGACTTATGCTATTTTAGCTCTTGCTTTTTACTTTCATCCTTAA
- a CDS encoding Fur family transcriptional regulator: MEQQASKIIKVLKSSKLRVTPQRFAVYANLLGRTDHPTAEQILQDLNQHSPISSQATVYSCLQALQEVGLVRQVLLEEGICRYDANVQPHHHFRCQTCGAIEDLAWDILQSPNLEKLRPGTRPQGYELTVYGICAECAH, translated from the coding sequence ATGGAGCAACAAGCTAGTAAAATTATCAAAGTGTTAAAGTCTTCCAAATTGCGGGTTACACCCCAGCGATTCGCTGTCTACGCTAATTTGTTGGGACGCACAGACCATCCCACAGCGGAGCAAATTCTTCAAGATCTCAACCAACATAGTCCGATTTCTTCCCAAGCCACGGTTTATAGTTGTCTACAGGCATTACAAGAGGTAGGATTAGTAAGACAGGTGTTATTAGAGGAGGGAATTTGTCGTTACGATGCCAATGTTCAGCCTCATCACCATTTTCGCTGTCAAACTTGTGGAGCGATCGAAGATCTTGCTTGGGACATTTTACAAAGTCCTAATTTAGAAAAACTACGTCCAGGAACGCGTCCCCAAGGATATGAATTGACGGTTTACGGTATCTGCGCTGAATGTGCGCACTAG
- a CDS encoding NADAR family protein gives MTIYFYIAQENPYGCFSNFAYYGFELDGKWWSTSEHYYQTQKFITTEPDWALRISRAKTPTEAAKMGRDRSHLLRSDWEEVKDAIMTKAVLKKFQTHKQLSDILLATGDELIVENSPVDYYWGCGRDGTGKNRLGEILMNVRAILLKDESKKQELK, from the coding sequence ATGACTATTTACTTCTATATCGCTCAGGAAAATCCTTACGGTTGTTTTTCCAATTTTGCTTACTATGGTTTTGAGTTAGATGGAAAATGGTGGTCTACGAGTGAACATTACTATCAAACTCAAAAATTTATTACCACTGAACCAGATTGGGCGTTACGTATTAGTCGGGCGAAGACACCCACCGAAGCGGCAAAAATGGGGCGCGATCGCTCTCATCTGTTACGTTCTGACTGGGAAGAAGTTAAAGACGCCATTATGACCAAAGCGGTGTTGAAGAAATTTCAAACCCACAAACAGCTCAGTGACATTTTGCTAGCTACTGGAGATGAATTAATCGTAGAAAACTCTCCAGTGGATTACTATTGGGGTTGCGGTAGGGATGGGACGGGTAAAAACCGACTGGGAGAAATCCTGATGAATGTGCGCGCAATCTTGCTTAAGGATGAAAGTAAAAAGCAAGAGCTAAAATAG
- a CDS encoding chromophore lyase CpcT/CpeT: MKNTLHIFIFTFLAVFSPISLFAVPLQAHRDTVVNYLVGTMDATTQPNPESEPVQVRMTTCIVQLEPSVRGSVLLYQEQALNNELLKPYRQRFLEITASEDKEIIESKSYRPNQPDSWSGFCSLHETERVITTDDLGESVCSVFLRPLATIYLGKTPPEGCPANVRGAVKITNTIILHSQGMETWDRGFDAQNNQVWGAKDQSYQFRKVKAR, encoded by the coding sequence ATGAAAAATACTTTACATATCTTCATTTTTACCTTTTTAGCTGTTTTTTCTCCTATTTCTCTCTTTGCAGTTCCCTTACAAGCACACCGTGATACCGTGGTAAACTATTTAGTAGGGACTATGGACGCTACTACTCAACCTAATCCTGAATCTGAACCTGTACAGGTACGCATGACAACTTGTATCGTTCAACTGGAGCCTTCGGTCAGAGGGTCTGTCCTACTATACCAAGAACAAGCTCTAAATAACGAATTACTAAAACCCTATCGCCAACGTTTTCTGGAAATCACTGCTTCTGAAGATAAAGAAATCATAGAATCAAAATCTTACCGTCCTAACCAACCCGATAGCTGGAGCGGATTTTGTAGTCTTCACGAAACTGAAAGAGTAATCACAACTGATGATTTAGGCGAATCTGTTTGTAGTGTTTTTCTTCGCCCTTTGGCTACCATTTACCTGGGAAAAACACCCCCTGAGGGTTGTCCTGCTAACGTCAGAGGGGCTGTGAAAATAACTAACACAATTATACTTCACTCTCAGGGGATGGAGACTTGGGATAGGGGTTTTGATGCTCAAAATAATCAAGTTTGGGGCGCCAAGGACCAATCCTATCAGTTTCGAAAAGTAAAGGCAAGGTAA
- a CDS encoding DUF1816 domain-containing protein, protein MKELMIEIVNFLGLAYWVEIVTETPKCTYYFGPFLQAKAAENATEGYLEDLKNEGASGIKVQVKRCKPGDLTIFDEYEGKKTKSAIPSFT, encoded by the coding sequence ATGAAAGAGCTTATGATTGAGATTGTCAACTTTTTAGGGTTGGCTTACTGGGTAGAGATAGTCACCGAAACCCCCAAATGTACTTATTATTTTGGACCTTTTTTACAAGCTAAAGCAGCCGAAAACGCCACAGAAGGCTACTTAGAAGATTTGAAAAACGAAGGCGCCTCGGGGATCAAAGTACAAGTAAAGCGCTGCAAACCCGGAGACTTAACCATATTTGATGAATATGAGGGAAAAAAAACTAAAAGTGCGATCCCTAGTTTTACCTAA
- a CDS encoding PhzF family phenazine biosynthesis protein — MVLFYTVDVFTNQIFGGNPLAVIPEAKGLTGEQMQRIAKEFNLSETVFVLPPQNPENSYRLRIFTPQTELPFAGHPTLGTAYILSLISPVSSLIFEEGVGPITVAIALENGVPVYTELLSAQMPEYGPSPPEIEELAPVLGLDPQDIGVDNYQPAAVSCGLPFLFVPLRNLNAIARARLNRQLWERVLASYWAPHVYLFTRETLAPEVDIHARMFAPALGIEEDPATGSAAAALGGYLAINNSVLEGKKQWQIEQGIEMGRPSRLRVTTIFSGGQITAIKVGGSSVLVSEGHLIVTNSSAELG; from the coding sequence ATGGTCTTATTTTATACAGTAGACGTCTTTACCAATCAGATTTTTGGCGGCAATCCTCTGGCTGTTATTCCTGAAGCTAAGGGATTAACAGGGGAACAGATGCAGCGAATTGCTAAAGAATTTAATCTTTCAGAAACTGTATTTGTGCTACCTCCTCAGAACCCAGAAAATAGCTATCGTCTCCGTATTTTTACGCCCCAAACAGAGTTACCCTTTGCTGGACATCCTACTTTGGGAACCGCATATATTCTCAGCCTTATTTCTCCGGTGTCTTCTCTGATTTTTGAAGAAGGAGTCGGTCCGATCACAGTAGCGATCGCCCTTGAAAATGGTGTACCCGTTTATACTGAATTGCTCTCAGCTCAAATGCCAGAATACGGACCATCACCGCCAGAAATAGAGGAATTAGCCCCCGTTTTAGGCTTAGATCCTCAAGATATCGGGGTGGATAATTATCAGCCTGCTGCTGTTTCTTGTGGTTTACCCTTTTTATTTGTACCTTTGCGTAATTTGAACGCTATAGCCAGAGCAAGACTTAATCGACAACTTTGGGAAAGAGTCTTAGCCTCTTATTGGGCGCCCCATGTCTACCTGTTCACCCGGGAAACCCTAGCACCAGAGGTAGATATTCACGCGCGGATGTTCGCTCCCGCTTTAGGGATAGAAGAAGATCCTGCTACGGGTTCAGCAGCTGCGGCTTTGGGGGGTTATTTAGCTATCAACAACTCAGTTTTAGAGGGAAAGAAACAGTGGCAAATCGAACAAGGTATAGAGATGGGACGTCCCAGCCGTTTGAGAGTTACCACAATTTTTAGTGGTGGTCAAATCACGGCGATTAAGGTAGGTGGAAGTTCGGTACTGGTTAGCGAGGGTCATCTCATTGTCACAAATTCTTCGGCGGAACTAGGATGA
- the rlmB gene encoding 23S rRNA (guanosine(2251)-2'-O)-methyltransferase RlmB, whose product MNERNNRSIRLKNPRFQTRENLRPKPQEKETEDLDLIYGRHPVISLLNSDRQVNRIWITAKLHYDPRFYPLISTAKTKGTVIDEVEMSRLDYITHNANHQGIAAQVSPYVYTELEDLIIQAKAKSDAPVLVILDGINDPQNLGAIIRSTEAMGAQGVIIPQRRAAGITSAVVKTAAGALEHLSVARVVNLSRALEQLKEAGFWIYGTSCENGKLLQETEITGAIGLVVGSEAEGLSLLTQRYCDVLISIPLSGKTPSLNASVATAIALYEIYRQRSTDKLYLKSVPENTFQKEN is encoded by the coding sequence ATGAATGAACGCAATAATAGAAGTATTCGACTGAAAAATCCCAGATTTCAGACTAGAGAAAACTTGAGACCAAAACCTCAGGAAAAAGAAACAGAAGATTTGGATTTAATCTACGGACGTCATCCGGTGATATCTCTGCTCAACAGCGATCGCCAGGTCAATCGTATTTGGATTACAGCCAAACTCCACTACGATCCCCGCTTTTACCCTCTGATCTCAACGGCTAAAACTAAGGGTACCGTCATCGATGAGGTAGAAATGTCTCGTCTGGATTACATTACCCATAATGCTAATCATCAAGGGATCGCCGCTCAAGTTTCCCCCTACGTCTATACCGAGTTAGAAGATCTAATTATTCAAGCTAAAGCTAAAAGCGACGCTCCAGTATTAGTAATTCTAGATGGGATCAATGATCCCCAAAATCTAGGGGCGATTATACGTAGTACAGAAGCGATGGGCGCTCAAGGCGTAATTATTCCCCAGCGTCGCGCCGCAGGGATAACCTCCGCCGTAGTTAAAACTGCCGCAGGTGCTTTGGAACATCTATCGGTAGCTCGCGTCGTTAATCTCTCACGCGCTCTAGAACAACTCAAAGAGGCTGGATTTTGGATTTATGGGACCTCTTGTGAAAATGGGAAATTACTACAAGAAACCGAAATTACTGGGGCGATTGGCTTAGTAGTCGGATCAGAAGCAGAGGGATTGAGTCTATTGACACAACGCTACTGTGATGTACTAATATCCATACCTCTATCAGGAAAGACACCAAGTCTCAATGCTTCGGTAGCTACCGCGATCGCTCTCTATGAAATTTATCGTCAGCGTTCAACTGATAAGCTTTATCTGAAATCTGTGCCTGAAAATACTTTTCAAAAAGAGAATTAA
- a CDS encoding DUF4335 domain-containing protein, producing the protein MNIRRQYQSSNCTLVLEGLSNDANDFNHLAILLSAECHLIGSRQTLSGGRIFLENLARVVNAYTQDLLSGLPHPQPNNLESDIIHIQPYGNFHRLTWQKNQESGPEVTQVDLTTVQLFDLVETIDQLLADEYTLPDLTLPIEPLSRRHKQDNEALLERSLPAIVGIGTLALTAIAAFFLEPPVVREPRPQPLDNSTETIPTPETAPQPR; encoded by the coding sequence ATGAATATTCGTCGCCAATATCAGTCATCCAATTGTACCTTAGTTTTGGAAGGGTTAAGCAACGATGCCAATGATTTCAACCATTTAGCGATTTTACTAAGCGCCGAATGTCATTTGATTGGTTCTCGTCAAACCTTAAGCGGTGGGAGAATATTTTTAGAAAATTTAGCCAGAGTCGTCAATGCTTACACCCAAGACTTACTAAGTGGTTTACCCCATCCTCAACCCAACAATTTAGAATCGGACATTATTCATATTCAACCCTATGGTAATTTTCACCGACTCACTTGGCAAAAAAACCAGGAATCGGGTCCCGAAGTAACGCAAGTAGATCTAACTACAGTGCAGCTATTTGACTTAGTCGAGACGATCGACCAGTTATTAGCAGATGAATACACTCTACCAGATCTTACTTTGCCGATCGAGCCTTTATCGCGACGTCATAAACAAGATAATGAGGCGTTGCTAGAGAGATCTTTACCTGCGATTGTGGGTATAGGGACTTTAGCTTTAACAGCGATCGCGGCTTTTTTCCTCGAACCTCCTGTAGTGCGCGAACCTCGACCTCAACCTCTGGATAATTCTACCGAAACTATCCCCACCCCCGAAACCGCACCTCAACCGAGATGA
- a CDS encoding DUF3038 domain-containing protein yields MSYSVNITPDASAPRPSTSEIFDLLPSVSDTVPHVSTAAHQKIDLMLLALEALTVGGTDKILARVQQLGLDKIIKNRMFLWRLRCTNPLRRSYQRNRLTMEEAKALVIIIHELAKSLEVKIRQHLIDAQMMKDKDLPVDNHFQLSGYLEKFRKNFAYRMNPRRVKVMNYLNEEDDLNELALSLLAQLLLCSGTRGRQRFWVSLFDGEVK; encoded by the coding sequence ATGAGTTATTCCGTAAATATAACCCCCGATGCGAGTGCGCCGAGACCTTCTACTAGTGAAATTTTTGATTTATTACCCAGTGTCTCCGATACAGTTCCTCATGTTTCTACAGCAGCTCATCAAAAAATCGATCTAATGCTTTTAGCTTTAGAAGCCTTAACCGTGGGTGGAACAGATAAAATTCTGGCTCGTGTTCAGCAGTTGGGTTTAGATAAAATCATTAAAAACCGTATGTTTTTGTGGCGTTTACGTTGTACTAACCCTTTGCGCCGTTCCTATCAACGCAATCGTCTGACGATGGAAGAAGCTAAGGCTTTGGTAATTATTATCCACGAACTAGCTAAATCATTGGAAGTGAAAATTCGTCAGCATCTGATCGACGCTCAAATGATGAAAGACAAAGACTTACCGGTAGACAATCACTTCCAATTGTCAGGGTATCTGGAAAAGTTTAGAAAAAATTTTGCTTACCGTATGAATCCACGTCGAGTAAAAGTGATGAACTATTTAAATGAGGAGGACGACTTAAACGAATTAGCCTTAAGTTTACTAGCTCAGTTGCTGTTGTGTAGCGGTACTAGAGGCAGACAAAGATTTTGGGTGAGTCTATTTGATGGAGAAGTAAAGTAG
- the rpmF gene encoding 50S ribosomal protein L32 translates to MAVPKKKTSKSKRDQRKAHWKHKAAVEAQKALSLGKSVLTGRSKGFIYPQDEEESEEE, encoded by the coding sequence ATGGCAGTCCCTAAGAAGAAAACCTCAAAATCAAAACGCGATCAACGTAAAGCCCACTGGAAGCACAAAGCAGCTGTAGAAGCCCAAAAAGCACTCTCTCTCGGAAAATCGGTACTAACGGGTCGTTCCAAAGGCTTTATCTATCCTCAGGATGAAGAAGAATCTGAAGAGGAATAA
- a CDS encoding peroxiredoxin, with protein sequence MPVTERVPEVTFKTRVRDESVDGPNPYRWQDQTTQEIFGGKKVIVFSLPGAFTPTCSSNHLPRYEELYSEFTALGIDKIICVSVNDAFVMFQWGKQIGAENVLLLPDGNGEFTRKMGMLVEKSNVGFGMRSWRYSMLVDDCKIEKMFIEPDFGDNCPADPFEVSDADTMLAYLKGTQSAGVSEPRKAFVG encoded by the coding sequence ATGCCAGTAACTGAACGTGTGCCTGAAGTCACTTTTAAAACCCGCGTACGCGACGAATCCGTAGACGGTCCTAATCCTTATCGTTGGCAAGATCAAACGACTCAAGAAATTTTTGGTGGCAAAAAGGTTATTGTCTTTTCCTTACCTGGAGCTTTTACACCCACCTGTTCCTCCAATCACTTACCTCGTTACGAAGAACTCTATAGCGAATTTACCGCTCTAGGAATTGATAAAATCATTTGTGTATCAGTGAATGACGCCTTCGTTATGTTCCAATGGGGTAAACAAATTGGCGCTGAAAACGTGTTATTGCTTCCCGATGGCAACGGCGAATTTACCCGCAAAATGGGTATGCTAGTAGAAAAGTCTAACGTTGGTTTCGGTATGCGTTCTTGGCGTTATTCGATGCTAGTCGACGACTGCAAAATCGAAAAAATGTTCATAGAACCCGACTTCGGTGATAACTGTCCCGCCGATCCCTTTGAAGTCTCTGACGCTGACACCATGCTAGCTTATCTCAAAGGTACTCAATCTGCTGGAGTTTCTGAACCCCGTAAAGCATTTGTAGGTTAA
- a CDS encoding transglutaminase family protein, producing MRYQIEHTTTYNYNQPVLLKPHVVRLQPRSDAWQKLGNFKIEVDPQPEGISHFTDLDGNYLIKLWFTKSTENLVIHLESEVETKKSNPFDYLSDAWALQLPLDYPTSLKNQIAPYLHFYQGVTDPVALKLAQEILQEVDGRVSDFLSKLNQLIYQHSRYIHRERGEPQPPGITWSKQQGSCRDLSVLFMEVCRSVGLGARFVSGYQEGDIQQDSRDLHAWTEVYVPGGGWRGYDPTHGLLVSDRHIALAASSIPSYAAPVDGSFSPVEPFWLTQLTPQSQLDAQIKLTHF from the coding sequence ATGCGCTATCAAATCGAACATACAACTACTTATAATTACAATCAACCGGTACTGCTCAAACCTCATGTAGTGCGTTTACAGCCTCGGTCCGATGCTTGGCAAAAACTTGGTAATTTTAAGATAGAAGTGGATCCTCAACCAGAAGGAATCTCTCATTTCACAGATTTAGATGGTAATTACTTAATTAAACTTTGGTTTACCAAAAGCACGGAAAACTTGGTGATTCATCTGGAATCGGAGGTAGAAACTAAGAAATCTAATCCTTTTGACTATCTATCTGATGCTTGGGCTTTGCAGCTACCTCTGGATTATCCCACTTCTCTCAAAAATCAAATAGCCCCTTACCTACATTTTTATCAGGGGGTTACCGACCCAGTAGCTTTGAAACTAGCCCAGGAAATCCTCCAAGAGGTCGATGGAAGAGTTTCTGACTTTCTCTCTAAGCTTAATCAGCTTATTTATCAACATTCTCGCTACATTCATAGAGAAAGGGGAGAACCCCAACCACCGGGAATTACCTGGAGTAAGCAACAGGGTTCCTGTCGCGATTTGAGTGTTTTATTCATGGAAGTTTGCCGTAGTGTGGGGTTAGGAGCTCGTTTTGTCAGTGGTTATCAGGAGGGAGATATCCAACAAGATAGTAGAGATTTACACGCTTGGACGGAGGTATATGTTCCTGGTGGGGGTTGGCGAGGTTATGATCCTACTCACGGTTTATTAGTAAGCGATCGCCATATCGCCTTAGCTGCTAGTAGTATTCCTAGTTATGCTGCTCCTGTTGATGGTAGTTTTAGCCCAGTAGAGCCTTTTTGGCTCACCCAACTGACACCTCAATCTCAATTAGATGCTCAAATTAAGTTGACTCATTTTTAA